One window of the Triticum dicoccoides isolate Atlit2015 ecotype Zavitan chromosome 3B, WEW_v2.0, whole genome shotgun sequence genome contains the following:
- the LOC119282660 gene encoding uncharacterized protein LOC119282660 produces the protein MAAFRLLFLLLALAASCNSTAAASAMYKAKASVIFRHDARTIEVKFLLPASNSPVAAGDEDLQLRQEAMAQAVTVISRHRPETSDAEKLKWALGVVNLEAQRWKPIFRAVSTVLESGADEGTKEELNSELGQEGPNALKIDFGYM, from the coding sequence ATGGCCGCCTtccgcctcctcttcctcctgCTTGCCTTGGCCGCCAGCTGCAACAGCACTGCTGCTGCTAGCGCGATGTACAAGGCGAAGGCCAGTGTGATTTTCAGGCATGATGCTCGCACCATCGAGGTCAAATTCCTCCTCCCCGCCAGCAACAGCCCAGTCGCCGCCGGGGACGAGGACCTGCAGCTGCGGCAGGAAGCCATGGCCCAGGCCGTTACCGTGATCTCCCGCCACAGGCCAGAGACCAGCGACGCCGAGAAGCTCAAGTGGGCGCTGGGGGTGGTCAACCTCGAGGCCCAGCGGTGGAAGCCCATCTTCAGAGCCGTCAGCACGGTGCTGGAGAGCGGCGCCGACGAGGGCACCAAGGAGGAGCTCAACAGCGAGCTCGGCCAGGAAGGTCCCAACGCCCTCAAGATCGACTTCGGGTATATGTGA